In Pseudomonas fakonensis, one DNA window encodes the following:
- a CDS encoding helix-turn-helix transcriptional regulator: protein MEYEFTLKYQLADDEAPETLVERLGAAGCDDAVVGTGQPGRLALAFAREADSALAALQSALDDVRKVLPQAQLIEATPDLVGLTDVAQRVGVTRQNMRKLMLTHYRSFPAPVHDGGTALWHLADVLAWMQARGGYPVEQPVLELASAAMRVNIFSAYERLVQ, encoded by the coding sequence ATGGAATACGAGTTCACCCTCAAGTACCAACTCGCCGACGACGAAGCACCTGAAACCCTGGTGGAGCGCCTGGGCGCTGCAGGTTGTGATGATGCGGTTGTCGGTACCGGCCAGCCAGGCCGCCTGGCGCTGGCCTTTGCCCGGGAGGCCGATAGCGCCTTGGCGGCACTGCAGAGTGCGCTGGATGACGTGCGCAAGGTTCTGCCCCAGGCGCAGTTGATCGAGGCCACCCCCGACCTGGTGGGTTTGACCGACGTGGCGCAACGGGTGGGCGTCACCCGGCAGAACATGCGCAAGCTGATGCTGACCCACTACCGCAGTTTTCCCGCGCCAGTGCATGACGGTGGCACGGCGCTCTGGCACCTTGCCGACGTACTGGCCTGGATGCAGGCGCGTGGAGGTTACCCTGTGGAGCAACCGGTACTCGAGCTGGCTTCGGCCGCCATGCGCGTGAATATTTTCAGCGCTTACGAGCGCCTTGTGCAGTAA
- a CDS encoding TPM domain-containing protein produces the protein MTEYEQRQIAEAIARAERRTDAELVTVLARRADDYPYLPLIWAALLALAIPLLLHRWQGGIGLNGLMLAQMLTFVALCLLLRHPRIAAWLVPAVLRRRRASGLARQQFLELNLQRTAGATGVLIFVSEAERHVEILVDEGIARHLPPRAREQIVARFTEQVCQGHTLQGFVECIEACGELLSEHVPPTHARNELPNRLVILD, from the coding sequence ATGACCGAATACGAACAGCGCCAGATCGCCGAGGCGATAGCCCGCGCCGAGCGGCGCACCGACGCGGAACTGGTCACGGTGCTGGCCCGCCGCGCCGACGACTACCCTTATTTGCCCCTGATATGGGCCGCGCTGCTGGCGCTGGCGATCCCGCTGCTGCTGCACCGCTGGCAGGGCGGCATCGGCCTCAACGGCCTGATGCTGGCGCAGATGCTCACTTTCGTTGCCCTGTGTCTGCTGCTGCGCCACCCGCGGATTGCCGCCTGGCTGGTGCCGGCGGTCCTGCGCCGGCGGCGCGCCTCGGGCCTGGCCCGCCAGCAGTTTCTCGAGCTCAACCTGCAGCGCACGGCCGGCGCCACTGGCGTGCTGATTTTCGTCAGTGAAGCCGAACGGCATGTGGAAATCCTGGTCGATGAGGGTATCGCCCGGCACCTGCCGCCGCGTGCCCGCGAGCAAATCGTCGCGCGCTTTACCGAGCAGGTGTGCCAGGGCCATACGCTGCAGGGCTTCGTCGAGTGTATCGAGGCCTGTGGCGAGCTGCTCAGCGAGCATGTGCCGCCCACCCATGCGCGCAACGAGCTGCCCAACCGGCTGGTGATTCTCGACTGA
- a CDS encoding DUF4917 family protein gives MPALDAHLPAWADLNQRHPSSALLLGNGASRALWKPFGYFSLYEEAQRAGRKKGLAVSDQALFKSLGTELFEPVLSTLNHTVRANAALAISSTAPLNRYYSIKEALIHAVRTVHLPWALMPAATLATINQALRGYRSVYTSNYDLLLPWAVQQAPQGFAEQFDEQGFFDIRRSRTSGTRVLHLHGGLHLLKLPDGTTRQRSADAAELFDGFAVNIPGEVPLFVNEGRSDEKLGAIRHSDYLSWCLGELAREREGLCLFGQHLDSSDQHLVEAIRQARPAHIVIAIRPLSDASVINQKQHFVDRFGDLEGTALYFFDASTHPLGAAQLAIEVPAARH, from the coding sequence ATGCCTGCCCTCGACGCCCACCTGCCCGCCTGGGCCGACCTCAACCAGCGCCACCCAAGCAGCGCCCTGTTGCTGGGCAACGGCGCCAGCCGCGCACTGTGGAAGCCGTTCGGCTATTTCTCGCTGTATGAAGAGGCCCAACGGGCCGGGCGCAAGAAGGGCCTGGCCGTCAGCGACCAGGCACTGTTCAAGTCGCTGGGCACAGAGCTGTTCGAGCCGGTACTCAGTACCCTCAATCACACAGTGCGGGCCAACGCCGCCCTGGCGATCAGCTCCACCGCACCGCTGAACCGCTACTACTCGATCAAGGAAGCGCTGATTCACGCCGTGCGCACCGTGCACCTGCCCTGGGCGCTGATGCCGGCAGCGACGCTGGCCACCATCAACCAGGCCCTGCGCGGCTACCGCAGTGTCTATACCAGCAACTACGACCTGCTCCTGCCCTGGGCCGTGCAGCAGGCGCCGCAAGGCTTTGCCGAGCAGTTCGATGAACAGGGTTTCTTCGACATTCGCCGCAGCCGCACCAGCGGCACCCGGGTCCTGCACCTGCACGGCGGCCTGCACTTGCTCAAGCTACCTGACGGCACCACGCGCCAGCGCAGCGCCGATGCTGCCGAGCTGTTCGACGGCTTTGCGGTAAACATTCCCGGCGAGGTGCCGCTGTTCGTCAACGAAGGCCGCAGCGACGAAAAGCTGGGCGCCATCCGCCACTCGGACTACCTGTCCTGGTGCCTGGGCGAACTGGCTCGCGAACGTGAAGGGTTGTGCCTGTTCGGCCAGCACCTGGACAGCAGCGACCAGCACTTGGTCGAGGCAATCCGTCAAGCGCGGCCTGCACACATCGTCATTGCCATCCGGCCATTGAGCGACGCGTCGGTGATCAACCAGAAGCAGCATTTCGTTGACAGGTTTGGCGACCTCGAAGGGACCGCGCTGTACTTTTTCGATGCCAGCACGCACCCGTTGGGTGCCGCGCAACTGGCGATCGAAGTACCTGCGGCGCGTCATTGA
- a CDS encoding class I SAM-dependent methyltransferase: MSSAISSAAPDARDQFLSLLADALGDASLGKLVLARHVGSDASLQRIIAKPVQIKGEACLQLVYRHQTRDITRNLPLAEVEAFVAAQLPEHFRNAHLFTAAGEVQLAFSKKGKPMLQRHLAQQAPRELAAAGHDREKKRYLELSRPFLRDLGVTDAQGALIPSMSRKWKQINKFIEVFDHALAGAPLASEQLLRVADFGSGKGYLTFAMHDYLRNSLGREAQVTGVELRPEMVELCNGAAARLEHPGLVFECGDVRSVVPEAIEVMIALHACDVATDYAIHTGIRCNAAIIMCSPCCHKQIRPQLHSPGLLQPMLQYGLHLGQQAEMLTDSLRALYLEACGYETKVFEFISLEHTNKNKMILAVKRRQVQDNSALLGKIAELKAFYGVQEHCLEALLRDDGLIAG; this comes from the coding sequence ATGTCTTCCGCCATTTCCTCCGCCGCGCCCGATGCGCGTGACCAGTTCCTGAGCCTGCTGGCCGACGCCCTGGGCGACGCCAGCCTGGGCAAGCTGGTGCTGGCCCGGCATGTTGGCAGCGATGCCAGCCTGCAACGGATCATCGCCAAGCCGGTGCAGATCAAGGGCGAGGCCTGCCTGCAACTGGTCTACCGCCACCAGACCCGCGACATCACCCGCAACCTGCCTCTGGCCGAAGTCGAGGCGTTCGTGGCGGCGCAACTGCCGGAGCATTTTCGCAACGCGCACCTGTTCACCGCCGCAGGTGAAGTGCAACTGGCCTTCAGCAAGAAGGGCAAGCCGATGCTGCAGCGCCACCTGGCGCAACAGGCCCCGCGCGAGTTGGCCGCAGCCGGGCATGACCGCGAGAAAAAGCGCTACCTGGAACTGAGCCGGCCATTTTTGCGCGACCTGGGCGTGACCGATGCGCAAGGTGCGCTGATCCCGTCGATGTCGCGCAAGTGGAAGCAGATCAACAAGTTCATCGAGGTTTTCGACCACGCCCTGGCCGGTGCGCCGTTGGCGTCGGAGCAACTGTTGCGGGTCGCCGACTTCGGCTCGGGCAAGGGATACCTGACCTTCGCCATGCACGATTACCTGCGCAACAGCCTGGGCCGTGAGGCCCAGGTGACTGGCGTTGAGCTGCGCCCGGAAATGGTCGAGCTGTGCAACGGCGCCGCTGCGCGCCTGGAACACCCGGGCCTGGTATTCGAGTGCGGCGACGTGCGCAGTGTGGTGCCCGAGGCCATCGAAGTGATGATCGCCCTGCATGCCTGCGACGTGGCCACCGACTACGCCATCCACACCGGCATCCGCTGCAACGCGGCGATCATCATGTGCTCGCCGTGCTGCCACAAGCAGATCCGCCCGCAACTGCACAGCCCTGGGCTGCTGCAACCGATGCTGCAGTACGGGTTGCACCTGGGCCAGCAGGCCGAGATGCTCACCGACAGCCTGCGTGCGCTGTACCTGGAGGCCTGTGGTTATGAAACCAAGGTGTTCGAGTTCATCTCGTTGGAGCACACCAACAAGAACAAGATGATTTTGGCGGTGAAGCGGCGGCAGGTGCAGGACAACAGCGCACTGCTCGGCAAGATTGCCGAGCTGAAGGCGTTTTATGGGGTGCAGGAGCATTGCCTGGAAGCGTTGCTGCGCGATGATGGGTTGATTGCTGGCTGA